In the genome of Chryseobacterium oryzae, one region contains:
- a CDS encoding glycosyltransferase family A protein: MNCLLNQSYKNIEFICVNDGSTDATLAELERFAEKDARIKIYTKENQKYAQYSKAYGQEKASGDFIFLFDHDDLIELDTIEKCYQTFLKNPKLDIVTPIVITKFTDGKVKYINNIYFQTSLDNKFEYKEFSGKQILQDTVGRYDIHIRGLYRAKNFKSFSFEFNEPLLNADEIVERLIFENAQYIGNCNSVYTHFIHPESSAKKLSLKKIDLVRTDVILRSIFKKKEIYVQRKSIFEFVAYKNLVNAIKIYHSFFSEMTKEEKMKQLNRIKNSYTELDKTEVKNQFHGLSKIYNSILLSNFSLLMSYYKFKK, encoded by the coding sequence ATGAACTGTTTACTGAATCAAAGTTATAAAAATATCGAATTTATATGCGTTAATGACGGTTCTACCGATGCTACTCTTGCAGAATTGGAAAGATTTGCCGAGAAAGACGCTAGAATAAAAATTTATACCAAAGAAAACCAAAAATATGCACAATACTCCAAAGCTTATGGACAGGAAAAAGCATCAGGAGATTTTATTTTTTTATTCGATCATGATGATTTAATAGAATTAGATACCATTGAGAAATGTTACCAAACTTTTTTGAAGAATCCTAAACTTGATATTGTAACTCCAATTGTTATCACAAAATTTACAGATGGAAAGGTAAAATATATTAATAATATTTATTTTCAAACATCTTTAGACAATAAATTCGAATACAAAGAATTCTCTGGTAAACAAATTTTACAAGATACTGTTGGGCGATATGATATCCATATAAGGGGGCTTTATAGAGCTAAAAACTTCAAATCTTTTTCATTTGAATTTAACGAACCTCTTTTAAACGCAGACGAAATTGTAGAAAGATTAATTTTTGAGAATGCTCAATATATAGGAAATTGTAATTCTGTATATACTCATTTCATCCACCCCGAATCTTCAGCTAAAAAACTTAGCCTAAAAAAAATTGATCTTGTACGAACCGATGTTATACTTAGAAGTATTTTTAAGAAAAAAGAAATTTATGTGCAGCGAAAATCAATCTTTGAGTTTGTAGCATATAAAAATTTGGTTAATGCCATCAAAATTTATCATTCTTTTTTTTCGGAGATGACAAAAGAAGAAAAAATGAAGCAACTTAACCGAATTAAAAATTCTTACACCGAATTAGACAAGACAGAAGTTAAAAATCAATTTCATGGTTTGAGTAAAATATACAATAGCATTTTGCTTTCAAACTTTAGTCTTTTGATGTCCTATTATAAATTCAAAAAATAA
- a CDS encoding glycosyltransferase, with the protein MDKNKPLVSINIPVFKCEKYILRCLESVKKQTYTNFEIVLVNDCTPDKSMDIIKDFIKENPILDIKIIEHDQNSGLSVVRNSGINASFGEYIFFLDSDDEIIENCIELLLNNAIQTNAQIMVAQNRWINTFDNTTKDFGFPTNAAKNIYNNRLEIFSVYSNGGFPSSSWNKLIKRDFILKNKIYFIPGLYAQDELWFFHLLLKADSLAVIDDITYLYYLHGESVIFNRTKKNFENFLTILEYFTEAYKNEKNNILKQLIKNKIILFKEMVLIMQWKAIKDKDYLKNNIARMQKLTKLDFTDYFSSAYSAHLKKKNFLQNIPSSLATKIFIYRFER; encoded by the coding sequence ATGGATAAAAATAAACCCTTAGTAAGTATCAATATTCCCGTTTTTAAATGCGAGAAATATATTCTAAGATGCTTAGAATCTGTAAAAAAACAAACTTATACGAATTTTGAAATCGTGTTGGTTAATGATTGTACTCCGGATAAGAGTATGGATATTATTAAAGATTTTATAAAAGAAAATCCAATACTTGATATTAAAATTATTGAGCATGATCAAAATTCAGGATTATCTGTGGTGAGAAATAGTGGTATTAACGCTTCTTTTGGCGAGTATATATTTTTTTTAGATAGTGATGATGAGATTATAGAAAATTGTATAGAATTACTTTTAAATAATGCTATACAGACAAATGCCCAAATAATGGTTGCCCAAAACCGATGGATTAATACTTTTGATAATACAACTAAAGATTTCGGTTTTCCGACAAATGCTGCGAAAAATATATACAATAATCGATTGGAGATTTTTTCTGTATATAGTAATGGAGGCTTCCCTTCCTCTTCGTGGAACAAATTAATAAAAAGAGATTTTATTTTAAAAAATAAAATTTACTTCATCCCTGGTTTGTATGCGCAAGATGAACTGTGGTTTTTTCACCTTTTGCTAAAAGCAGATTCTTTGGCAGTGATAGATGACATTACTTATCTTTATTATTTACACGGAGAATCGGTTATTTTTAATAGAACGAAAAAAAACTTTGAAAACTTTTTAACCATTCTAGAGTATTTTACAGAAGCTTATAAAAATGAGAAAAATAATATATTAAAACAGCTTATAAAAAATAAAATCATTCTTTTTAAAGAGATGGTGCTTATTATGCAGTGGAAAGCAATTAAAGATAAAGACTATCTTAAAAATAATATTGCACGAATGCAAAAACTTACAAAACTAGACTTTACCGATTATTTTAGTTCAGCGTACAGTGCACATCTTAAAAAGAAAAATTTTTTACAAAACATACCTTCTTCTTTAGCCACTAAAATATTTATTTATCGTTTTGAAAGATAA
- a CDS encoding acyltransferase, with protein sequence MKKTAGFFFIKFQKFFNSCINTKKRSLFFTEKSFIDSSFKLGSNNILDISDKAIFNFEKNVFINNSNFITVKPNAKFSIGEETYITRATISCLGEIEIGKNCILGEGLKIFDHNHQYIKNPFSVSKIDFNIGKVKIGNNVWTGANVVILKDVTIGDNVILGAGCVIHKDVPANSIIINKQDLQRITL encoded by the coding sequence ATGAAAAAGACAGCAGGCTTCTTTTTTATAAAATTTCAAAAATTTTTTAACAGTTGTATCAACACAAAAAAAAGATCTCTTTTTTTTACGGAGAAAAGTTTCATAGATTCTTCTTTTAAATTAGGTTCTAATAATATATTGGATATATCGGATAAAGCAATATTTAATTTCGAAAAGAACGTCTTTATAAACAATTCTAATTTTATAACCGTAAAGCCTAATGCAAAATTCTCCATAGGGGAAGAAACTTACATTACTCGAGCTACAATTTCCTGTTTAGGAGAAATAGAGATTGGTAAAAACTGTATTTTGGGAGAAGGACTGAAAATTTTCGATCATAATCATCAATACATCAAAAATCCTTTTTCGGTATCCAAAATCGATTTTAATATTGGAAAAGTTAAAATTGGAAATAATGTTTGGACAGGTGCGAATGTAGTTATTCTTAAAGACGTAACCATCGGAGATAATGTTATTTTAGGTGCAGGTTGTGTCATCCATAAAGATGTACCAGCAAATTCTATCATTATTAATAAACAAGACCTCCAAAGAATAACTCTCTAA
- a CDS encoding glycosyltransferase family 2 protein: protein MLKKFSILIAHYNNFEYFKDCYQSIITQTYQNFEVVLVDDCSSDHSYEKIKELTKSDSRFRLFQNDENKGVGFTKRKCVELSQGDICGFVDPDDAIKNTALEISVKNHTENNVVTYSQFYLCDSNLQPLQLFQHSRAVKNRKKNFFNIFLEANHFFTFKRLAYEKTLGIDSSLTSAVDQDLYLKLYETGNFTFIKEPLYYYRLHEKGVSQESSKKEKLNNNWQQVILNTAKRRNIKSVYGKKLNEIENLPLFLKTKQNNLFTKIKRKFL, encoded by the coding sequence ATGTTGAAAAAATTCTCTATCCTTATAGCTCATTATAATAATTTTGAATATTTCAAAGATTGTTATCAAAGTATAATAACCCAAACATATCAAAATTTTGAGGTTGTACTGGTAGACGATTGCTCATCTGATCATTCTTATGAAAAAATAAAAGAGCTCACAAAAAGTGATTCTCGTTTTCGACTTTTCCAAAATGATGAAAATAAAGGCGTTGGCTTCACCAAAAGAAAATGTGTAGAATTATCCCAAGGAGATATCTGTGGCTTTGTAGATCCCGATGATGCTATAAAAAACACCGCACTAGAAATTAGTGTAAAAAACCATACAGAAAACAACGTAGTTACATACTCTCAGTTTTATCTTTGTGATAGTAACTTACAGCCTTTACAACTTTTTCAGCACTCTAGAGCCGTAAAAAATAGAAAAAAGAATTTTTTTAATATTTTTCTCGAAGCTAATCATTTCTTTACATTTAAAAGATTGGCATACGAAAAAACTTTAGGAATAGATTCCTCGCTAACTTCTGCGGTAGACCAAGATTTGTATCTAAAACTTTATGAAACAGGAAATTTCACTTTTATAAAAGAACCTCTCTATTATTATCGTTTACACGAAAAAGGTGTTTCTCAGGAATCTTCAAAGAAAGAAAAACTTAATAATAATTGGCAACAGGTAATTTTGAATACTGCAAAACGAAGAAATATAAAATCAGTTTACGGAAAAAAGTTAAATGAAATAGAAAACCTGCCCTTATTTTTAAAAACAAAGCAAAATAATCTATTCACTAAAATTAAGAGAAAGTTTTTATAG
- a CDS encoding class I SAM-dependent methyltransferase — translation MTKIAEITNTFFAYLKRPDLYPELRRKIWKNLFNRSSALRGKEEAEIWCKSNAISEKKFIEDVLKLSFVPFEILFPAEFAQALEEQSKTPVKMGGAGSLSVIYYINEFVKSQNSIETGVAYGWSSFAALASLVERNGTLYSSDMPYILQNQSEDFVGCVIPEKYKKNWKLFRFADKESLPKIFEDQNSFNVVHYDSDKTYDGRMWAYNILWDKLEKGGVFMSDDIGDNAAFKDYCEKNKRKPYIIEFDGKYAGVIIKE, via the coding sequence ATGACTAAAATTGCTGAAATAACAAATACTTTTTTCGCTTACTTAAAACGTCCAGACTTATATCCTGAATTAAGACGTAAAATTTGGAAAAATTTATTCAATAGATCTTCCGCATTAAGAGGTAAAGAAGAAGCCGAAATTTGGTGTAAATCTAATGCTATATCCGAAAAAAAATTCATCGAAGATGTTTTGAAATTGTCATTTGTTCCTTTTGAAATTCTATTTCCGGCAGAATTTGCACAAGCTTTGGAAGAGCAGTCTAAAACTCCTGTAAAGATGGGTGGAGCCGGTTCTCTGAGCGTTATTTATTATATTAATGAATTTGTAAAATCTCAAAATTCTATAGAAACGGGGGTTGCTTATGGGTGGTCTTCTTTTGCAGCATTAGCTTCGTTAGTCGAAAGAAATGGCACTCTATATAGTTCGGATATGCCTTATATATTACAAAATCAGAGTGAAGATTTTGTAGGATGTGTAATTCCTGAAAAATACAAGAAAAATTGGAAGTTATTCCGTTTTGCAGATAAAGAATCTTTGCCGAAAATTTTTGAAGATCAAAATTCTTTTAATGTTGTACATTACGATAGTGATAAGACTTACGACGGCAGAATGTGGGCTTACAACATTCTTTGGGATAAACTCGAGAAAGGAGGTGTCTTTATGAGTGATGACATTGGTGATAATGCCGCTTTTAAAGATTACTGCGAAAAAAACAAAAGAAAGCCCTATATTATTGAGTTTGATGGAAAATATGCGGGTGTTATTATTAAAGAATAA
- a CDS encoding glycosyltransferase translates to MPQKIKILFYHRSMEIGGVEKVLINQLKNIDLNIFEVTLLLKTFQGEMKSQIPSNIDLKFLSKGKEDFSRIKPIYYLQLIIRNLKLRLLSKIPYLIRKFYLKKDFDIIVAPTYSSFDDVLNNFDKNSRKVAWFHTDIRDGKDHVKNLVLLNKLKKFDWVVFGSNQTRDVIKDNYDISYPKSQVIYNPMDINGTRQKAEEFEVVYNSSPTFVSVGRLNKRKGYHTLMQAHRNLLNKGINHTIIIIGDGEEKNNLKNKIKELNVENSFILYGSKTNPYPYIKAADFYILSSDSESYPMTIGEVLILGKPIISTNVGGISEMITQHENGLLIEYSEVAMEDAIKTFISDKDFVDKIISNNKTIDQKFDNKIIHNQIEQMFKDLTKK, encoded by the coding sequence ATGCCTCAAAAAATAAAAATTTTATTTTATCACCGCTCCATGGAAATAGGAGGGGTAGAAAAAGTACTTATCAATCAATTAAAGAATATTGACCTAAATATTTTTGAGGTAACTTTATTACTAAAAACATTTCAGGGAGAAATGAAATCGCAAATTCCCTCTAATATAGATTTGAAATTTCTATCGAAAGGGAAAGAAGACTTCTCTAGAATAAAACCAATTTATTATCTTCAATTAATCATAAGAAATTTAAAATTAAGATTACTTTCTAAAATACCTTATTTGATAAGGAAGTTCTATTTAAAAAAAGATTTCGATATTATTGTTGCACCCACTTACTCCAGTTTTGATGATGTTCTTAACAATTTTGATAAGAACTCTAGAAAAGTAGCTTGGTTTCACACCGATATAAGAGACGGAAAAGATCATGTGAAAAATTTAGTTTTATTAAACAAACTAAAGAAATTCGATTGGGTTGTATTTGGCTCTAATCAAACAAGAGATGTTATTAAAGATAATTATGACATATCTTATCCAAAAAGCCAAGTGATTTATAACCCTATGGATATTAATGGTACAAGACAAAAGGCAGAAGAATTTGAAGTAGTTTATAATTCTAGCCCCACATTCGTTTCAGTTGGAAGATTAAATAAGAGAAAAGGTTATCATACCTTAATGCAAGCACATCGAAATTTGCTAAATAAAGGTATTAATCATACTATTATTATTATTGGCGATGGCGAAGAAAAAAATAATTTAAAAAATAAAATAAAGGAGTTAAATGTTGAAAATTCCTTCATTTTATACGGATCCAAAACAAATCCTTATCCTTATATTAAAGCTGCAGATTTTTATATTTTATCTTCAGATTCAGAATCTTATCCCATGACTATTGGAGAAGTGCTTATATTGGGAAAACCTATTATAAGTACCAACGTAGGAGGTATTTCAGAAATGATTACCCAACATGAAAATGGCTTATTAATTGAGTATTCTGAAGTTGCTATGGAAGATGCTATAAAAACATTTATTTCCGACAAAGACTTTGTAGATAAAATAATTTCAAATAATAAAACAATAGATCAAAAATTCGATAATAAGATTATTCATAATCAGATAGAACAAATGTTTAAAGATTTAACCAAGAAATAA
- a CDS encoding glycosyltransferase family 2 protein encodes MNNPLITIFSPTYNAEKFLPYVFETLRKQDYKNFEWLVVDDCSTDNTVQLLESFREKADFPIRIIRNTTNQMITKNIEIGVNNAHGEFLYLTGHDDGLTNQCLSTFVNDWNSIDINTQDHLCGLVYHCEDQDGNFIGTEYPYDYWISNDFEMRFKYKVKGEKSSFHKVELLKKIQYSYPEIDTYIPENLFWFELSYTYNFMYINKVLRIYFQHDTHENISKSIGPGKKYMAGFAFFFKEIIRKYNSVLRKDYFKIWLTFQFNYVRYSRYNLQSYSHIISESVNKFTTIILIPFAIGFEILKFRRLL; translated from the coding sequence ATGAATAATCCTTTAATAACAATTTTTTCCCCCACTTACAATGCAGAAAAATTTCTTCCCTATGTATTCGAAACATTAAGAAAGCAAGATTATAAAAATTTTGAATGGTTAGTCGTAGACGACTGCTCTACAGACAATACAGTTCAATTACTTGAGTCATTCCGAGAAAAAGCAGATTTTCCTATTCGCATTATTCGAAACACAACAAATCAGATGATTACAAAAAACATAGAAATTGGTGTAAATAACGCACATGGAGAGTTTTTGTATCTTACAGGTCATGATGATGGATTAACCAACCAATGCCTTTCTACCTTTGTTAATGACTGGAATAGTATTGATATAAACACACAAGATCATCTTTGTGGTCTTGTCTACCACTGTGAAGATCAAGATGGAAATTTTATTGGAACAGAATATCCTTACGACTACTGGATTTCTAATGATTTTGAAATGCGCTTTAAATACAAAGTTAAAGGCGAAAAAAGCAGCTTCCATAAAGTTGAATTACTAAAAAAAATACAATATTCTTACCCTGAAATAGACACATACATTCCTGAGAATTTATTTTGGTTTGAGCTTAGTTATACATATAATTTTATGTATATAAATAAAGTATTAAGAATTTATTTCCAACATGATACCCACGAAAACATTTCAAAATCCATTGGACCAGGAAAAAAATACATGGCAGGTTTTGCATTTTTCTTTAAAGAAATCATTAGAAAATACAATTCTGTACTCAGAAAAGATTATTTTAAAATTTGGCTAACATTTCAGTTCAATTATGTCAGATATTCTAGATATAATCTTCAATCTTATTCTCATATAATTAGCGAATCTGTTAATAAATTTACAACGATTATTTTGATACCTTTTGCTATTGGTTTTGAAATTCTTAAATTTAGGAGACTACTTTAA
- a CDS encoding glycosyltransferase, with translation MLQKKKILIRIGSLRHGGAEKVLVTFLKNLPKDQFEIDLLLNLYSGKYLQEVPNWINVLYLNKGEMITTNRIQDIPKKASRVIYQNLLRKFPNLLYKRKLQNKKYDIEFAAIHGMRDEILNSPLQSSKKIVWIHNDLSEVRGYSNDEIKKFFGFDKILVISQKIEKLFHDLAENIVEKQKIVKIYNPLDTHEILTEAEKPVINYTFDKNIPTFISVGTVFPQKGFDRLLNVHKKLLEEGFQHKLLIVGDGYDFEKIKNLKNELGVDDTAKLLGFTENPYPYFKNADFYILSSRYEGFPTVLFEAITLQKKIIATEVSGVKEMLDNGSLGLIVDNSEKGIYEGMKNALVNPALFENYTIRMKSYTKPFTLEKSVKDITDVLNKL, from the coding sequence ATGCTTCAAAAAAAGAAAATTCTTATTCGTATTGGTTCTCTTCGCCATGGTGGTGCAGAAAAAGTACTCGTTACTTTTTTGAAGAATCTACCCAAGGATCAATTCGAAATCGATTTACTTTTAAACCTTTATTCCGGGAAATATTTACAGGAAGTTCCCAACTGGATAAATGTTTTGTACCTCAACAAAGGTGAAATGATTACCACGAACCGAATTCAGGATATTCCCAAAAAGGCATCTCGCGTTATTTATCAAAATTTACTGAGAAAATTCCCGAATTTACTTTATAAAAGAAAACTTCAGAACAAAAAATACGATATAGAATTTGCCGCCATCCACGGAATGAGGGACGAAATATTAAATTCTCCTTTGCAGTCGTCCAAAAAAATTGTCTGGATTCACAATGATCTTTCGGAGGTACGAGGCTATAGTAATGATGAAATTAAAAAGTTTTTTGGCTTTGATAAAATCTTAGTTATTTCTCAAAAAATTGAAAAACTTTTTCACGATTTGGCAGAAAATATTGTTGAAAAACAAAAAATAGTAAAAATTTACAATCCTTTAGACACACACGAAATCTTAACTGAGGCAGAGAAACCGGTAATTAATTATACATTTGATAAAAATATTCCCACCTTTATTTCTGTAGGAACTGTTTTTCCACAAAAAGGGTTCGACAGGCTTCTCAATGTTCATAAAAAACTTTTAGAAGAAGGATTTCAACATAAATTGCTGATTGTAGGGGATGGTTACGATTTTGAAAAAATCAAAAATTTGAAAAATGAATTGGGAGTTGATGACACAGCCAAACTTTTAGGCTTTACAGAAAACCCTTATCCATATTTTAAAAATGCAGATTTTTACATTCTGAGTTCCCGATATGAAGGATTTCCTACGGTTTTATTTGAAGCCATTACTCTTCAAAAAAAAATTATCGCAACAGAAGTTTCGGGTGTAAAAGAAATGTTAGACAATGGCAGTTTAGGATTAATCGTAGACAATTCTGAAAAAGGAATTTACGAGGGAATGAAAAATGCCTTGGTAAACCCTGCTCTTTTCGAGAATTACACCATAAGAATGAAAAGCTACACCAAGCCATTTACTCTGGAAAAATCCGTAAAAGATATTACAGACGTTCTCAATAAGCTCTGA
- a CDS encoding serine acetyltransferase, with amino-acid sequence MTDHHSTLQKDFYRESGKWLSTLQMLKKSISPNLHFIYIFRKTQQYSKTPILGFYWRLILRHFQIKYGFQIYPETEIGEGFYLGHWGSLVINPKVKIGKNCNIAQGVTIGQQNRGNKKGFPIIGNQVWIGPNAVIVGGINIGNNVLIAPNAYVNFDVPNDSVVVGNPAQIYTNPNATEGYINNLI; translated from the coding sequence ATGACAGATCATCACTCAACATTACAGAAAGATTTTTACAGAGAGAGCGGGAAATGGCTTTCAACTCTACAGATGTTAAAAAAAAGCATCAGTCCCAATCTTCATTTTATATATATTTTCAGAAAAACTCAGCAATACAGCAAAACTCCGATTTTAGGATTTTACTGGAGACTTATCCTGAGGCATTTTCAAATTAAATACGGATTTCAAATTTATCCTGAAACAGAAATCGGAGAAGGTTTTTACTTAGGACATTGGGGAAGTCTGGTTATTAACCCAAAAGTAAAAATTGGGAAAAACTGCAATATCGCACAAGGAGTAACAATAGGGCAGCAAAACAGAGGAAACAAAAAAGGCTTCCCAATTATAGGAAACCAAGTCTGGATAGGCCCAAATGCAGTAATTGTGGGCGGAATAAACATTGGAAACAATGTATTAATCGCTCCGAATGCTTATGTAAATTTCGATGTTCCAAACGATTCTGTTGTGGTGGGAAATCCAGCTCAAATATATACTAATCCTAATGCTACAGAAGGATACATTAATAACCTCATCTAA
- a CDS encoding carbonic anhydrase — MTSSYDHIFENNKKWVESKIADNPKFFEELAKTQNPEYLYIGCSDSRATAEELMGAKPGEVFVHRNIANVVNTLDMSSTAVIQYAVEHLKVNHIVVCGHYNCGGVKAAMTSQDLGLLNPWLRNIRDVYRLHQEELDSIEDEGKRYDKLVELNVQEQCINVIKMACVQERYILEEYPVVHGWVFDLRSGKIIDLKINFEEILKDIQKIYNLTGSDWVMSRKTK, encoded by the coding sequence ATGACATCTTCTTACGACCATATTTTTGAAAATAACAAAAAATGGGTAGAATCTAAGATTGCAGATAACCCTAAGTTTTTCGAGGAGCTTGCAAAAACTCAAAATCCTGAATATCTTTATATAGGATGTTCAGATAGTAGAGCAACTGCTGAAGAGCTGATGGGAGCTAAGCCAGGAGAAGTTTTCGTTCATAGGAACATTGCCAATGTGGTAAATACTTTAGATATGAGCTCTACTGCTGTCATTCAGTATGCGGTGGAACATTTAAAAGTAAATCACATAGTGGTTTGTGGACATTACAACTGTGGCGGTGTAAAAGCTGCTATGACTTCTCAGGATTTAGGACTTCTTAATCCGTGGCTCCGAAACATCCGTGATGTGTACAGATTACATCAGGAAGAACTTGATTCTATAGAAGATGAAGGAAAACGTTATGATAAACTGGTAGAACTTAACGTTCAGGAGCAGTGTATTAACGTCATTAAAATGGCTTGTGTTCAGGAAAGATATATCCTTGAGGAGTATCCCGTTGTTCATGGTTGGGTTTTCGATCTCAGAAGCGGGAAAATTATCGATTTGAAGATTAATTTTGAAGAAATATTAAAAGACATCCAAAAAATATACAACCTAACGGGATCCGATTGGGTAATGAGCCGAAAGACAAAATAA